The following are from one region of the Syngnathus typhle isolate RoL2023-S1 ecotype Sweden linkage group LG22, RoL_Styp_1.0, whole genome shotgun sequence genome:
- the rps6kc1 gene encoding ribosomal protein S6 kinase delta-1 isoform X3: MISQRDNGDFARFYTVTEPTKHSKGYTVYKVTARPPQEQLDYNLDSSSGFAQIISRNNTEDVQEITVWKRYSDFRKLHHNLWQLHKTVCSQSELFPPFAKAKVFGRFDDSVIEERRQCLEDLLQFSANIPALYSSQHIREFFKGGEVHDGSELIGPSESFSQSLAGGSSDCSSDVQRDRSCAKDFTITSEYGGPSGDSSDLNSLAVGTESLAELDDGVALGRTSPKQPHGGAASSSRSSSSSPHLPSLHRLRRPPSPASLASKPEVPRAGRASLFSKKVKLKADYLDKASQLICVAAQKEKDQDYRAAFSFYRSGVDLLLQGVQGEPSPTRREAVKKKTAEYLMRAEQISSRHLCADMGQAPSQTLVVGAHCCASTSRGSQHSLSDDLAAYRVVGVIDKVLLVMDKRTGEMFVMKGLRKSSDCGRAKKSITPRSVPHMVQLKKLIDSEDTVFLLLGHAEGGKLWSHIGKYLHTCNPDDSFDIPFIQKSHTAAVHSPQSAAPRPAEDSSLPLAACASRSAAQANKPVGEPAASPRKSGLFARLRQKVAAHPDSGATSEEECTNSYLTLCNEYEQEKVEPDALEVDDATSEREVSFDVASGTASASSRSRSLLGNDSPPSSFGCPEPGDPVGPPPSSDGLPSLEGSKRTPMEFFRIDSKDSASEVTCQDYGERAQLQAQPQAQQQVQLPPSSHEEPPVVENLQELALEVKRHSAQLRGLDCGDKDSNESVPVISFEEAAAEDEAHRPDLLVNLPVVSEPADSQREPSETSAPRPGPEAAASPQRSSKPDVLQLPEEEEGQQAKPDPGVASSSLLTSLWDDYSLTFGQKQPERMPAEASNNHSLLDAVLGDKERQGGAVADVQPPRAREKSPHGRTQPAEVEFHQEVSRLFAELDELSLAASQARIPEAYVCRWAAELLTALDCLHREGIICRDLNPDNILLDRQGHVQLTYFCSWADVEESCDKEASANMYCAPEVGGTGEETAACDWWSLGAILFELLTSTDKILPKALLTAARNPARSPAAVAAAVPSGGNRTPHGTRHPRVCVGGSQIAAGTVAAVQPQRAAGRRSGRRGRHQSAPLLCQSGLEQVDAASPICVVSFLHCR; the protein is encoded by the exons ATGATATCGCAGCGGGACAACGGGGATTTCGCTCGTTTTTATACCGTCACGGAGCCCACGAAACACTCGAAAGGCTACACAGTTTACAAAGTGACCGCGCGG CCCCCACAAGAACAATTGGATTACAATCTTGACTCCTCTTCTGGTTTTGCACAGATCATTTCTAGGAATAACACCGAAGACGTCCAAGAG ATAACGGTGTGGAAAAGGTACAGCGACTTTCGGAAACTTCACCACAACCTCTGGCAGCTGCACAAGACTGTTTGCAGCCAATCGGAACTGTTTCCTCCCTTTGCCAAGGCCAAGGTCTTTG GTCGCTTTGATGACTCCGTGATTGAGGAGAGGAGACAGTGCTTGGAGGATCTGCTGCAGTTCTCTGCCAACATTCCCGCTCTGTACAGCAGCCAGCACATCCGCGAGTTCTTTAAG GGCGGCGAGGTCCACGACGGCTCGGAGCTCATCGGACCGTCCGAGTCTTTCTCCCAATCTCTGGCTGGCGGTTCGTCGGACTGCAGCTCGGATG TTCAACGCGACCGCAGCTGTGCAAAAGATTTCACAATCACGTCAGAGTATGGCG GCCCGTCCGGTGACAGCAGCGACTTGAACTCCCTGGCCGTGGGCACGGAGTCTCTGGCCGAGCTCGACGATGGCGTGGCCTTGGGACGCACTTCCCCGAAGCAGCCGCACGGGGGCGCCGCCAGCAgtagccgcagcagcagcagcagtcctCACTTGCCCTCCCTGCACCGTCTCCGCCGCCCCCCGTCGCCCGCTTCCCTGGCCTCGAAGCCGGAGGTCCCTCGGGCTGGCCGCGCGTCGCTCTTCTCCAAGAAGGTGAAGCTGAAGGCCGACTACCTGGACAAAGCCAGCCAGCTTATCTGCGTGGCTGCGCAGAAGGAGAAGGATCAGGACTACCGGGCGGCGTTCTCCTTCTACCGCAGTGGAGTGGACCTGCTGCTGCAAGGTGTTCAAG GTGAGCCCAGCCCCACGCGGCGAGAGGCAGTCAAGAAAAAAACGGCCGAGTACCTGATGCGAGCAGAGCAAATATCCAGTCGGCATCTTTGCGCCGACATGGGCCAGGCGCCTTCGCAGACGCTG GTGGTGGGGGCGCATTGCTGCGCGTCCACCAGCAGAGGGAGCCAGCACAGTCTTTCCGATGATCTCGCCGCTTACCGGGTGGTGGGCGTCATCGATAAG GTTCTTTTGGTCATGGAcaagagaacaggagagatgTTCGTCATGAAA GGTTTGAGGAAGAGCAGCGACTGCGGCCGGGCCAAGAAGAGCATCACGCCTCGCTCGGTCCCGCACATGGTGCAGCTCAAGAAACTCATCGACTCGGAGGACACGGTCTTCTTGCTGCTGGGCCACGCCGAGG GCGGAAAGCTGTGGTCCCACATCGGCAAGTACCTGCACACTTGCAACCCGGACGACAGCTTCGACATTCCTTTTATCCAGAAGAGCCATACGGCCGCCGTACACTCGCCGCAGTCGGCTGCGCCGCGCCCGGCTGAGGATTCTTCTTTGCCGCTCGCCGCGTGCGCTTCCCGTTCTGCGGCGCAGGCAAACAAGCCAGTCGGTGAGCCGGCTGCCTCTCCTCGTAAAAGCGGCCTCTTTGCCAGGCTTCGCCAAAAAGTGGCGGCCCACCCAGACTCTGGCGCAACGTCCGAGGAGGAGTGCACCAATAGCTACCTAACGCTTTGCAACGAGTACGAGCAGGAGAAAGTGGAGCCGGACGCTTTGGAGGTGGACGACGCCACGAGCGAGCGGGAAGTGTCCTTTGACGTGGCCAGCGGGACGGCCAGCGCCTCCTCGCGCAGCCGCTCGCTGCTCGGCAACGACAGCCCGCCGTCGTCCTTCGGCTGTCCGGAGCCGGGCGACCCCGTAGGCCCACCGCCTTCCTCGGACGGGTTGCCGTCTCTGGAAGGGTCCAAACGCACGCCCATGGAGTTTTTCCGCATCGACAGCAAAGACAGCGCGAGCGAGGTGACCTGCCAAGACTACGGGGAGCGGGCCCAGCTGCAGGCCCAGCCGCAGGCCCAGCAACAGGTCCAGCTGCCCCCCTCGTCCCATGAAGAGCCCCCCGTGGTGGAGAACCTTCAAGAGCTGGCTCTGGAGGTCAAGCGCCACAGTGCTCAGCTACGGGGCTTAGATTGTGGCGATAAAGACTCCAACGAGTCAGTGCCGGTTATTTCTTTTGAAGAGGCGGCCGCAGAGGATGAGGCTCATCGGCCGGACCTCTTGGTCAATCTCCCCGTCGTGAGCGAGCCCGCCGACTCTCAACGAGAGCCGTCGGAGACTTCGGCGCCGCGTCCGGGCCCGGAGGCGGCCGCCTCCCCTCAAAGGTCAAGCAAGCCGGATGTTTTACAACTCCCCGAGGAAGAGGAAGGGCAGCAGGCAAAACCTGACCCCGGTGTGGCGTCTTCATCCCTCTTGACCTCCCTCTGGGATGACTACAGCTTGACTTTTGGACAAAAGCAGCCAGAAAGAATGCCGGCTGAGGCCTCAAATAACCACTCTTTGCTCGACGCGGTCCTCGGTGACAAAGAGAGACAGGGCGGTGCCGTCGCGGACGTCCAACCTCCTCGGGCCCGTGAGAAATCACCACATGGCCGCACGCAGCCCGCCGAAGTCGAGTTCCACCAAGAAGTATCGCGGCTGTTTGCCGAGCTGGACGAGTTGTCGCTGGCCGCGTCGCAGGCTCGAATTCCGGAGGCCTACGTCTGTCGCTGGGCAGCGGAGCTGCTGACGGCGCTGGATTGTCTGCACCGCGAGGGCATCATCTGCCGGGACCTCAATCCCGACAACATCCTCCTCGATCGCCaag gtCATGTTCAGCTGACTTACTTCTGCAGCTGGGCGGATGTGGAGGAGTCGTGCGACAAAGAGGCCAGCGCAAACATGTATTGCGCGCCAG AGGTGGGCGGCACCGGCGAGGAGACGGCCGCGTGCGATTGGTGGAGTTTGGGCGCCATCCTCTTTGAGCTGCTGACAAGCACG
- the rps6kc1 gene encoding ribosomal protein S6 kinase delta-1 isoform X8 — MISQRDNGDFARFYTVTEPTKHSKGYTVYKVTARPPQEQLDYNLDSSSGFAQIISRNNTEDVQEITVWKRYSDFRKLHHNLWQLHKTVCSQSELFPPFAKAKVFGRFDDSVIEERRQCLEDLLQFSANIPALYSSQHIREFFKGGEVHDGSELIGPSESFSQSLAGGSSDCSSDVQRDRSCAKDFTITSEYGGMFLLSTHFPGPSGDSSDLNSLAVGTESLAELDDGVALGRTSPKQPHGGAASSSRSSSSSPHLPSLHRLRRPPSPASLASKPEVPRAGRASLFSKKVKLKADYLDKASQLICVAAQKEKDQDYRAAFSFYRSGVDLLLQGVQGEPSPTRREAVKKKTAEYLMRAEQISSRHLCADMGQAPSQTLVVGAHCCASTSRGSQHSLSDDLAAYRVVGVIDKVLLVMDKRTGEMFVMKGLRKSSDCGRAKKSITPRSVPHMVQLKKLIDSEDTVFLLLGHAEGGKLWSHIGKYLHTCNPDDSFDIPFIQKSHTAAVHSPQSAAPRPAEDSSLPLAACASRSAAQANKPVGEPAASPRKSGLFARLRQKVAAHPDSGATSEEECTNSYLTLCNEYEQEKVEPDALEVDDATSEREVSFDVASGTASASSRSRSLLGNDSPPSSFGCPEPGDPVGPPPSSDGLPSLEGSKRTPMEFFRIDSKDSASEVTCQDYGERAQLQAQPQAQQQVQLPPSSHEEPPVVENLQELALEVKRHSAQLRGLDCGDKDSNESVPVISFEEAAAEDEAHRPDLLVNLPVVSEPADSQREPSETSAPRPGPEAAASPQRSSKPDVLQLPEEEEGQQAKPDPGVASSSLLTSLWDDYSLTFGQKQPERMPAEASNNHSLLDAVLGDKERQGGAVADVQPPRAREKSPHGRTQPAEVEFHQEVSRLFAELDELSLAASQARIPEAYVCRWAAELLTALDCLHREGIICRDLNPDNILLDRQGHVQLTYFCSWADVEESCDKEASANMYCAPEVGGTGEETAACDWWSLGAILFELLTSTSLLQCHPAGIGRHTALDIPESVSEEARSLLEQYNPSERLGAGVAGADDIKAHPFFAKVDWSK; from the exons ATGATATCGCAGCGGGACAACGGGGATTTCGCTCGTTTTTATACCGTCACGGAGCCCACGAAACACTCGAAAGGCTACACAGTTTACAAAGTGACCGCGCGG CCCCCACAAGAACAATTGGATTACAATCTTGACTCCTCTTCTGGTTTTGCACAGATCATTTCTAGGAATAACACCGAAGACGTCCAAGAG ATAACGGTGTGGAAAAGGTACAGCGACTTTCGGAAACTTCACCACAACCTCTGGCAGCTGCACAAGACTGTTTGCAGCCAATCGGAACTGTTTCCTCCCTTTGCCAAGGCCAAGGTCTTTG GTCGCTTTGATGACTCCGTGATTGAGGAGAGGAGACAGTGCTTGGAGGATCTGCTGCAGTTCTCTGCCAACATTCCCGCTCTGTACAGCAGCCAGCACATCCGCGAGTTCTTTAAG GGCGGCGAGGTCCACGACGGCTCGGAGCTCATCGGACCGTCCGAGTCTTTCTCCCAATCTCTGGCTGGCGGTTCGTCGGACTGCAGCTCGGATG TTCAACGCGACCGCAGCTGTGCAAAAGATTTCACAATCACGTCAGAGTATGGCG GTATGTTCCTTCTATCCACACATTTTCCAGGCCCGTCCGGTGACAGCAGCGACTTGAACTCCCTGGCCGTGGGCACGGAGTCTCTGGCCGAGCTCGACGATGGCGTGGCCTTGGGACGCACTTCCCCGAAGCAGCCGCACGGGGGCGCCGCCAGCAgtagccgcagcagcagcagcagtcctCACTTGCCCTCCCTGCACCGTCTCCGCCGCCCCCCGTCGCCCGCTTCCCTGGCCTCGAAGCCGGAGGTCCCTCGGGCTGGCCGCGCGTCGCTCTTCTCCAAGAAGGTGAAGCTGAAGGCCGACTACCTGGACAAAGCCAGCCAGCTTATCTGCGTGGCTGCGCAGAAGGAGAAGGATCAGGACTACCGGGCGGCGTTCTCCTTCTACCGCAGTGGAGTGGACCTGCTGCTGCAAGGTGTTCAAG GTGAGCCCAGCCCCACGCGGCGAGAGGCAGTCAAGAAAAAAACGGCCGAGTACCTGATGCGAGCAGAGCAAATATCCAGTCGGCATCTTTGCGCCGACATGGGCCAGGCGCCTTCGCAGACGCTG GTGGTGGGGGCGCATTGCTGCGCGTCCACCAGCAGAGGGAGCCAGCACAGTCTTTCCGATGATCTCGCCGCTTACCGGGTGGTGGGCGTCATCGATAAG GTTCTTTTGGTCATGGAcaagagaacaggagagatgTTCGTCATGAAA GGTTTGAGGAAGAGCAGCGACTGCGGCCGGGCCAAGAAGAGCATCACGCCTCGCTCGGTCCCGCACATGGTGCAGCTCAAGAAACTCATCGACTCGGAGGACACGGTCTTCTTGCTGCTGGGCCACGCCGAGG GCGGAAAGCTGTGGTCCCACATCGGCAAGTACCTGCACACTTGCAACCCGGACGACAGCTTCGACATTCCTTTTATCCAGAAGAGCCATACGGCCGCCGTACACTCGCCGCAGTCGGCTGCGCCGCGCCCGGCTGAGGATTCTTCTTTGCCGCTCGCCGCGTGCGCTTCCCGTTCTGCGGCGCAGGCAAACAAGCCAGTCGGTGAGCCGGCTGCCTCTCCTCGTAAAAGCGGCCTCTTTGCCAGGCTTCGCCAAAAAGTGGCGGCCCACCCAGACTCTGGCGCAACGTCCGAGGAGGAGTGCACCAATAGCTACCTAACGCTTTGCAACGAGTACGAGCAGGAGAAAGTGGAGCCGGACGCTTTGGAGGTGGACGACGCCACGAGCGAGCGGGAAGTGTCCTTTGACGTGGCCAGCGGGACGGCCAGCGCCTCCTCGCGCAGCCGCTCGCTGCTCGGCAACGACAGCCCGCCGTCGTCCTTCGGCTGTCCGGAGCCGGGCGACCCCGTAGGCCCACCGCCTTCCTCGGACGGGTTGCCGTCTCTGGAAGGGTCCAAACGCACGCCCATGGAGTTTTTCCGCATCGACAGCAAAGACAGCGCGAGCGAGGTGACCTGCCAAGACTACGGGGAGCGGGCCCAGCTGCAGGCCCAGCCGCAGGCCCAGCAACAGGTCCAGCTGCCCCCCTCGTCCCATGAAGAGCCCCCCGTGGTGGAGAACCTTCAAGAGCTGGCTCTGGAGGTCAAGCGCCACAGTGCTCAGCTACGGGGCTTAGATTGTGGCGATAAAGACTCCAACGAGTCAGTGCCGGTTATTTCTTTTGAAGAGGCGGCCGCAGAGGATGAGGCTCATCGGCCGGACCTCTTGGTCAATCTCCCCGTCGTGAGCGAGCCCGCCGACTCTCAACGAGAGCCGTCGGAGACTTCGGCGCCGCGTCCGGGCCCGGAGGCGGCCGCCTCCCCTCAAAGGTCAAGCAAGCCGGATGTTTTACAACTCCCCGAGGAAGAGGAAGGGCAGCAGGCAAAACCTGACCCCGGTGTGGCGTCTTCATCCCTCTTGACCTCCCTCTGGGATGACTACAGCTTGACTTTTGGACAAAAGCAGCCAGAAAGAATGCCGGCTGAGGCCTCAAATAACCACTCTTTGCTCGACGCGGTCCTCGGTGACAAAGAGAGACAGGGCGGTGCCGTCGCGGACGTCCAACCTCCTCGGGCCCGTGAGAAATCACCACATGGCCGCACGCAGCCCGCCGAAGTCGAGTTCCACCAAGAAGTATCGCGGCTGTTTGCCGAGCTGGACGAGTTGTCGCTGGCCGCGTCGCAGGCTCGAATTCCGGAGGCCTACGTCTGTCGCTGGGCAGCGGAGCTGCTGACGGCGCTGGATTGTCTGCACCGCGAGGGCATCATCTGCCGGGACCTCAATCCCGACAACATCCTCCTCGATCGCCaag gtCATGTTCAGCTGACTTACTTCTGCAGCTGGGCGGATGTGGAGGAGTCGTGCGACAAAGAGGCCAGCGCAAACATGTATTGCGCGCCAG AGGTGGGCGGCACCGGCGAGGAGACGGCCGCGTGCGATTGGTGGAGTTTGGGCGCCATCCTCTTTGAGCTGCTGACAAGCACG
- the rps6kc1 gene encoding ribosomal protein S6 kinase delta-1 isoform X11, whose translation MISQRDNGDFARFYTVTEPTKHSKGYTVYKVTARIISRNNTEDVQEITVWKRYSDFRKLHHNLWQLHKTVCSQSELFPPFAKAKVFGRFDDSVIEERRQCLEDLLQFSANIPALYSSQHIREFFKGGEVHDGSELIGPSESFSQSLAGGSSDCSSDVQRDRSCAKDFTITSEYGGPSGDSSDLNSLAVGTESLAELDDGVALGRTSPKQPHGGAASSSRSSSSSPHLPSLHRLRRPPSPASLASKPEVPRAGRASLFSKKVKLKADYLDKASQLICVAAQKEKDQDYRAAFSFYRSGVDLLLQGVQGEPSPTRREAVKKKTAEYLMRAEQISSRHLCADMGQAPSQTLVVGAHCCASTSRGSQHSLSDDLAAYRVVGVIDKVLLVMDKRTGEMFVMKGLRKSSDCGRAKKSITPRSVPHMVQLKKLIDSEDTVFLLLGHAEGGKLWSHIGKYLHTCNPDDSFDIPFIQKSHTAAVHSPQSAAPRPAEDSSLPLAACASRSAAQANKPVGEPAASPRKSGLFARLRQKVAAHPDSGATSEEECTNSYLTLCNEYEQEKVEPDALEVDDATSEREVSFDVASGTASASSRSRSLLGNDSPPSSFGCPEPGDPVGPPPSSDGLPSLEGSKRTPMEFFRIDSKDSASEVTCQDYGERAQLQAQPQAQQQVQLPPSSHEEPPVVENLQELALEVKRHSAQLRGLDCGDKDSNESVPVISFEEAAAEDEAHRPDLLVNLPVVSEPADSQREPSETSAPRPGPEAAASPQRSSKPDVLQLPEEEEGQQAKPDPGVASSSLLTSLWDDYSLTFGQKQPERMPAEASNNHSLLDAVLGDKERQGGAVADVQPPRAREKSPHGRTQPAEVEFHQEVSRLFAELDELSLAASQARIPEAYVCRWAAELLTALDCLHREGIICRDLNPDNILLDRQGHVQLTYFCSWADVEESCDKEASANMYCAPEVGGTGEETAACDWWSLGAILFELLTSTSLLQCHPAGIGRHTALDIPESVSEEARSLLEQLLQYNPSERLGAGVAGADDIKAHPFFAKVDWSK comes from the exons ATGATATCGCAGCGGGACAACGGGGATTTCGCTCGTTTTTATACCGTCACGGAGCCCACGAAACACTCGAAAGGCTACACAGTTTACAAAGTGACCGCGCGG ATCATTTCTAGGAATAACACCGAAGACGTCCAAGAG ATAACGGTGTGGAAAAGGTACAGCGACTTTCGGAAACTTCACCACAACCTCTGGCAGCTGCACAAGACTGTTTGCAGCCAATCGGAACTGTTTCCTCCCTTTGCCAAGGCCAAGGTCTTTG GTCGCTTTGATGACTCCGTGATTGAGGAGAGGAGACAGTGCTTGGAGGATCTGCTGCAGTTCTCTGCCAACATTCCCGCTCTGTACAGCAGCCAGCACATCCGCGAGTTCTTTAAG GGCGGCGAGGTCCACGACGGCTCGGAGCTCATCGGACCGTCCGAGTCTTTCTCCCAATCTCTGGCTGGCGGTTCGTCGGACTGCAGCTCGGATG TTCAACGCGACCGCAGCTGTGCAAAAGATTTCACAATCACGTCAGAGTATGGCG GCCCGTCCGGTGACAGCAGCGACTTGAACTCCCTGGCCGTGGGCACGGAGTCTCTGGCCGAGCTCGACGATGGCGTGGCCTTGGGACGCACTTCCCCGAAGCAGCCGCACGGGGGCGCCGCCAGCAgtagccgcagcagcagcagcagtcctCACTTGCCCTCCCTGCACCGTCTCCGCCGCCCCCCGTCGCCCGCTTCCCTGGCCTCGAAGCCGGAGGTCCCTCGGGCTGGCCGCGCGTCGCTCTTCTCCAAGAAGGTGAAGCTGAAGGCCGACTACCTGGACAAAGCCAGCCAGCTTATCTGCGTGGCTGCGCAGAAGGAGAAGGATCAGGACTACCGGGCGGCGTTCTCCTTCTACCGCAGTGGAGTGGACCTGCTGCTGCAAGGTGTTCAAG GTGAGCCCAGCCCCACGCGGCGAGAGGCAGTCAAGAAAAAAACGGCCGAGTACCTGATGCGAGCAGAGCAAATATCCAGTCGGCATCTTTGCGCCGACATGGGCCAGGCGCCTTCGCAGACGCTG GTGGTGGGGGCGCATTGCTGCGCGTCCACCAGCAGAGGGAGCCAGCACAGTCTTTCCGATGATCTCGCCGCTTACCGGGTGGTGGGCGTCATCGATAAG GTTCTTTTGGTCATGGAcaagagaacaggagagatgTTCGTCATGAAA GGTTTGAGGAAGAGCAGCGACTGCGGCCGGGCCAAGAAGAGCATCACGCCTCGCTCGGTCCCGCACATGGTGCAGCTCAAGAAACTCATCGACTCGGAGGACACGGTCTTCTTGCTGCTGGGCCACGCCGAGG GCGGAAAGCTGTGGTCCCACATCGGCAAGTACCTGCACACTTGCAACCCGGACGACAGCTTCGACATTCCTTTTATCCAGAAGAGCCATACGGCCGCCGTACACTCGCCGCAGTCGGCTGCGCCGCGCCCGGCTGAGGATTCTTCTTTGCCGCTCGCCGCGTGCGCTTCCCGTTCTGCGGCGCAGGCAAACAAGCCAGTCGGTGAGCCGGCTGCCTCTCCTCGTAAAAGCGGCCTCTTTGCCAGGCTTCGCCAAAAAGTGGCGGCCCACCCAGACTCTGGCGCAACGTCCGAGGAGGAGTGCACCAATAGCTACCTAACGCTTTGCAACGAGTACGAGCAGGAGAAAGTGGAGCCGGACGCTTTGGAGGTGGACGACGCCACGAGCGAGCGGGAAGTGTCCTTTGACGTGGCCAGCGGGACGGCCAGCGCCTCCTCGCGCAGCCGCTCGCTGCTCGGCAACGACAGCCCGCCGTCGTCCTTCGGCTGTCCGGAGCCGGGCGACCCCGTAGGCCCACCGCCTTCCTCGGACGGGTTGCCGTCTCTGGAAGGGTCCAAACGCACGCCCATGGAGTTTTTCCGCATCGACAGCAAAGACAGCGCGAGCGAGGTGACCTGCCAAGACTACGGGGAGCGGGCCCAGCTGCAGGCCCAGCCGCAGGCCCAGCAACAGGTCCAGCTGCCCCCCTCGTCCCATGAAGAGCCCCCCGTGGTGGAGAACCTTCAAGAGCTGGCTCTGGAGGTCAAGCGCCACAGTGCTCAGCTACGGGGCTTAGATTGTGGCGATAAAGACTCCAACGAGTCAGTGCCGGTTATTTCTTTTGAAGAGGCGGCCGCAGAGGATGAGGCTCATCGGCCGGACCTCTTGGTCAATCTCCCCGTCGTGAGCGAGCCCGCCGACTCTCAACGAGAGCCGTCGGAGACTTCGGCGCCGCGTCCGGGCCCGGAGGCGGCCGCCTCCCCTCAAAGGTCAAGCAAGCCGGATGTTTTACAACTCCCCGAGGAAGAGGAAGGGCAGCAGGCAAAACCTGACCCCGGTGTGGCGTCTTCATCCCTCTTGACCTCCCTCTGGGATGACTACAGCTTGACTTTTGGACAAAAGCAGCCAGAAAGAATGCCGGCTGAGGCCTCAAATAACCACTCTTTGCTCGACGCGGTCCTCGGTGACAAAGAGAGACAGGGCGGTGCCGTCGCGGACGTCCAACCTCCTCGGGCCCGTGAGAAATCACCACATGGCCGCACGCAGCCCGCCGAAGTCGAGTTCCACCAAGAAGTATCGCGGCTGTTTGCCGAGCTGGACGAGTTGTCGCTGGCCGCGTCGCAGGCTCGAATTCCGGAGGCCTACGTCTGTCGCTGGGCAGCGGAGCTGCTGACGGCGCTGGATTGTCTGCACCGCGAGGGCATCATCTGCCGGGACCTCAATCCCGACAACATCCTCCTCGATCGCCaag gtCATGTTCAGCTGACTTACTTCTGCAGCTGGGCGGATGTGGAGGAGTCGTGCGACAAAGAGGCCAGCGCAAACATGTATTGCGCGCCAG AGGTGGGCGGCACCGGCGAGGAGACGGCCGCGTGCGATTGGTGGAGTTTGGGCGCCATCCTCTTTGAGCTGCTGACAAGCACG